The candidate division WOR-3 bacterium genome has a segment encoding these proteins:
- a CDS encoding sigma-54 dependent transcriptional regulator, whose product EIIGKNEKFLKALELAKKVAGEDVAVLLTGESGTGKEVFARFIHLNSKRKEGPFIPINCAAIPKELLENELFGSEKGAFTGSYKTKIGKFELADGGTLFLDEIAEMPLELQPKLLRAIEYKEIERLGGLKPIKVNTRIIAATNRNLKELVEKGLFREDLYYRLSVFPIHLPPLRERKEDILLISENFLKKMERKYGKKLKLNEESKKILITYDFPGNIRELENILERAAILTEDGIIKKEHLMIEKIEDKEKEIKIQNLKDIIEKEIEKKEKEIIENTLKITKGNISKTAEILGISRKSLYEKLKKYKINY is encoded by the coding sequence GAAATAATAGGGAAAAATGAAAAATTCTTAAAAGCTCTTGAACTTGCTAAAAAAGTTGCTGGAGAAGATGTAGCAGTTCTTTTAACAGGTGAGTCAGGAACAGGTAAAGAGGTTTTTGCAAGATTCATCCATTTAAACTCTAAAAGAAAAGAAGGACCCTTTATACCAATCAATTGTGCTGCAATTCCCAAGGAACTTCTTGAAAATGAGCTTTTTGGTTCTGAAAAAGGAGCATTTACTGGTTCATATAAAACAAAAATAGGAAAATTTGAACTTGCTGATGGAGGAACCTTATTTCTTGATGAAATTGCTGAAATGCCTCTTGAACTTCAACCAAAACTTTTAAGGGCAATTGAATATAAAGAAATTGAAAGACTCGGTGGATTAAAACCAATTAAAGTTAACACAAGAATAATTGCAGCAACTAACAGGAATCTAAAAGAACTTGTTGAAAAGGGTTTATTTAGAGAAGACCTTTATTATAGATTATCCGTATTTCCAATTCATCTTCCACCTTTAAGAGAAAGAAAAGAAGATATACTTTTAATATCTGAAAATTTCTTGAAAAAAATGGAAAGAAAATATGGAAAAAAACTAAAGCTAAATGAGGAAAGTAAAAAAATTTTAATTACCTATGATTTTCCTGGTAACATAAGAGAACTTGAAAATATACTGGAAAGAGCAGCAATTTTAACTGAAGATGGCATAATAAAAAAAGAACATTTGATGATTGAAAAAATTGAAGATAAAGAAAAAGAAATAAAAATTCAAAATTTAAAAGATATAATTGAAAAGGAAATTGAAAAAAAGGAAAAAGAAATAATTGAAAATACATTGAAAATTACAAAAGGGAATATTTCAAAGACAGCAGAAATTCTTGGTATTTCAAGAAAATCACTTTATGAAAAATTAAAGAAATATAAAATAAATTACTAA